The Carassius gibelio isolate Cgi1373 ecotype wild population from Czech Republic chromosome B14, carGib1.2-hapl.c, whole genome shotgun sequence genome has a segment encoding these proteins:
- the xkrx gene encoding XK-related protein 2: protein MDNNKPAKHDITEVVAQESAANPTENGVVMVINHGKVHPPLSVLWTTALYCAEFICASVLSSMYHNTEDVVWMGLTITFMLVPSVLTQLTLTFVHRDLGRDRPLVLFMHLLQMGPIIRCIEALVVYCQAGKNEEPYVTISRKIKLKHGRGFGPAFECEIGHSERKLAIHRNAFKRTAVIQAFLGSTPQLTLQLYATIQEKYVLHTRLALMIISMISIVYGALVCSVLAIQIKYDDYKVRMKPAAYLCMILWRGLEIATRITTLVLFSTTLSAWVVLVGLTNLFIFFFQPWVEFWVRKASLPENIENNFSKLSTTVVLCMVTFLYACINIFCWSAVQLDLADHDLVEKQPRWRRLAIYYTLRFMENVTLVILWYYFKSDFYEYICTPLLVVQLIICYGLAVIFMLIFHQFCHPCRRLFHYNVEDCLRCSCCWKEKQSEAPEINAGGPQEHASPDLINHLTDRETDIVDDIIETA from the exons ATGGACAACAACAAGCCGGCCAAGCATGACATCACGGAGGTGGTGGCGCAGGAGTCCGCCGCGAACCCGACTGAGAACGGCGTGGTAATGGTGATCAACCACGGTAAAGTCCACCCACCCTTAAGCGTGCTGTGGACCACCGCCCTGTACTGTGCGGAGTTCATATGCGCCTCGGTGCTCAGCAGCATGTACCATAACACCGAAGACGTAGTGTGGATGGGGCTGACTATTACATTCATGCTGGTTCCGTCGGTTCTGACCCAGCTCACGCTTACCTTCGTGCACCGGGATTTGGGGAGAGACCGACCCCTTGTACTCTTCATGCATCTGCTTCAGATGGGGCCTATTATAAG GTGCATTGAAGCTCTTGTTGTTTACTGTCAGGCGGGAAAAAATGAGGAACCATATGTTACCATTTCAAGAAAGATCAAGCTGAAGCATGGCAGAGGCTTCGGCCCAGCCTTCGAATGTGAGATCGGACATTCAGAGCGCAAACTAGCCATCCACCGCAATGCCTTCAAGCGCACAGCTGTCATCCAGGCCTTCCTGGGCTCCACTCCACAGCTCACTCTACAGCTCTATGCCACCATTCAGGAAAAATATGTCCTTCACACACGGC TTGCCCTAATGATCATTTCCATGATATCGATTGTATACGGAGCTTTAGTTTGCAGTGTTCTGGCCATACAGATCAAGTATGATGACTACAAAGTGCGAATGAAACCTGCTGCCTATCTGTGCATGATCCTCTGGAGAGGGTTAGAGATCGCTACACGGATCACTACTTTAGTGCTCTTCAGCACAACACTCTCGGCCTGGGTGGTCCTGGTGGGCCTGACCAACCTGTTCATATTCTTCTTCCAACCTTGGGTTGAATTCTGGGTTAGGAAGGCATCACTGCCTGAGAACATAGAGAATAACTTCAGTAAACTCAGCACCACCGTGGTGCTCTGCATGGTCACGTTTCTCTACGCCTGCATCAATATTTTCTGCTGGTCTGCCGTGCAGCTGGACCTGGCTGACCACGACCTGGTGGAGAAACAGCCTCGCTGGAGAAGGTTGGCCATCTACTACACCCTGCGCTTCATGGAGAATGTGACCCTCGTGATATTGTGGTACTACTTTAAGTCAGACTTCTATGAATACATATGCACCCCACTGCTGGTGGTGCAACTTATCATCTGCTACGGCCTGGCTGTAATCTTCATGCTGATCTTCCATCAGTTCTGCCATCCGTGCCGCAGACTTTTTCACTACAACGTCGAGGACTGTCTTCGTTGCTCTTGCTGCTGGAAGGAAAAGCAATCAGAGGCTCCTGAAATCAATGCAGGTGGTCCTCAAGAACATGCATCTCCTGACCTCATCAACCACTTGACAGATCGAGAAACCGATATCGTGGATGATATCATTGAGACAGCATGA